The sequence TTCATCAGAAGAATCACTTCCATCAAACACGCAAGCCATTACGAATGCAAATAACTGTACATTGGAGAATAGTGTAACATTCATATGACAAGAAAAATTATCAAGATGAGCTATATTAGCAACACTATTACCAATTACTTGTTGCTCCCGATATCATTAAACGCAAGTGATGTTGTATGAAAAACTCGAACTCAATCGAAATACAGATTACAAATTTAATTCCATTTAAATATTCCGATTCGATCGGAATACAGAATCGGATTGTATATAAAGATCTGAATGTGACAATAAGAACCATAAGTATGTGCTGAATGGCGGATTTGGTACGTAGAGAACGAGTACTAGGATTGAACCTTTCGTAAAATCTCTAGAATAGGCAAGGAGACAAGCAAGATCAGTAGATCGAcgttaattttcaattttaggaATTCGGTATCGATGTTTTCAGTCGTACTTTTCAGATGGTAGAGCTTAGATATAAAATAAGTGAAAATGCGCACAATTTcattgtaattttattaattaacAAGAGTACGGGAGCTTTCTAAATAAATTCGTTCAAATTCATGCGAACAGCTTTGTGGTTGCGTTTCTGCCGACACTTATTATTCCCTGTTATTTTGTTCCTGAAGTGAGTCTCTTTTAAAAATCCCTGAATAAACGTTTTAAAAATACAATTCATTAATTTGGTAAAACATGCTTTGCAAACTGAGGTTCCGAAGCTTTCGAATTTGACATATTGTTTCATTCGCAATTTAACATGTTttctattttcatataaattttttttaaatttttgtttaaatacGGCAAATGAAACAATATCATACAGTTTGTTGTTAGGAATATTAATCTGACGAAaagaaaattgagattttaatttgCAAAAAGCGTAATCTTCATTATGCGAGGAAGCGTTATCCTGTTCAATTTTCAACACTGAACGACATCTTGCATGAGGCAGTTTATGAACTGCTGCTCcaatgatatatatatatatatatatatatatatatatatatatatatatatatatatatatatatatatatatatatatatatatatatatatatatatatatatatatatatatatatatatatatatatatatatatatatatatcaatgcGTTTATGTCCTTCGCGAGGAACTGATAGGGTGCATCAACATTTAATGGTTCGAAATCAAATGTTAGAGTGTTTGACACCGCCGTGAAAGTTTCTTCAAGATCTTCCTCATTCAGGAAAAATGGAAGCCTATCGTTCTCACAATTCATACCATCATTGGAGATGTTACTTGATTTACTGGATGATATCATGGCatatttaaatgcagtgcaaaaTTGGAAAGCATTGGGAGCTTCATTAAACCCACAACGGCGtccaatttcagaaaaaaaattctccaaGCAGTCCTGGCACAGTGGGTTTGTGCATAGATAATTGCAGCTGTATTGTTCTTTCAGCGTGTTCCAAATCCACTTCAAAGCGTTGATGTTCCCTATATAACCGTTAAGGTATACCGGACGTTTTTGGGCACTAGTTAGTGCTCTGGACAATTTTTTTGCCTGAAAATAATTAATATATTTGGTATAAGTAATGAGTTCGAAtaggcccaaattttttttactgttttaatGTTGAAGCACGTATTTACAGTATAGTACATTGTCTTGACGACTCGTTGTGTTTCCTCTAGAAATTTAAGATGCACAGAATTGTCTGTTATTGGAGTTCTGTAAGGCTGAAGTAATAAATGTGGTTAGGACAACTGGTATTCAGTCATATATTGAATGCAAACTAGAACCACTGCTCGATAGAaactttgaatgattttttaataaGGTTAGCTTGCATAGATCTGGTCTAGATAGGTTGGTTTCAAAATAACAATATTTCCATTTACCTTGCCAATTGAATTCACGTAACGTTCTTTCGAATTGAATGTATCGAATAGTTTATCGTGGAGTGCGATGAAAGACGCTGATTGTAGTGCTGCTGTTGGTAGTGATCCTATTTCCACATAATGTCGAATGGCAATAGCACATGATTCGCTTAACGTACGTGTTGCTATAGAAACATTCATTTTCGAAAACGGTGGAAGTTGAATAGCTTTATAAAGAAGTTTGGGAGCTAAACGCAACGTGGATGCCACATCAGTTTCGAAAAGAAGCTTGATGTGATTAAATGAGGCTATCTGGTCTTCGAATACAGCGTTGTACTTATAAAGTGCATTTCGTGCATTTTTCAACAAATGGGGTGGATCAAACATAACGGCTATATTTTCGTTGTCAACTTGTATTATTGGGTGTTCAGCAGTTCCGCCAGCTTCACGAATCATTTTTTGATTTGTTGTAGACTGGTCCATCACCAGAGCTATCGGTATGAGTCCGGTATCACGAATAGCAATAATACTTTTTCTTGTGAGCTTCATTTGAATTTCACTTCCAAGGGTATTGTGAGCAAGAAAATATCCAACAGGCTGAAGATAAAATTCATGGaactaaaattaaaacaaaacaagttgtataaataattattttacacACCTGCTTGAATCTACTGTATATCCCAGAGACCATTATTACAACTGCTTCAGTTGCCAGTTTTGTAGGATCATTCCTTTCGACCTTCTTTACAACGCCGTAATCCGAAAATTCATAGAACGTGTCGGACTTAGCACAATAAGTCAGTTCTGATTTAACAGACATTCCATCTAGGCAGATCATTACTAATTTGTTCTGTTTAGTTCGCAGCCACTTAATTTTAGTTTTCATTCGATTCAAGATTGCTCCGTCCAACCCTGGCTTTAAACGAATGTTTCGATTAAAATTGTACACACTGTTTTTGTGTGGTAACATTATTTGCTTTGAGTTTCTTATATACCGGTAAGTACgagcaaagataaactcaagattacaatgtcccatacgattcaTCGAAAATTATCGaaccagtaatcgtgaaccagtgaacttagtaatggtgtaattttgttgacccttcgttaaaaagcgtcgataaacatttgaaaatgacggTAACATTCCATAGCAACAATACAAGTTTGGAAGGAAGTAAACATACCGCACAAAATATGTTGCAACATCCATTCGCTTTAATGCTTCTTAAGATAAGAATATTGCAAATTGAATAGATTCTTAGCAATAATtctaattgatttttgttttcctgttGCAACATCCACTCGATATGCAGCGGAAAACTGCAATTTCTATCGTATTGCAACTTAAGGTTAATTCTATATAAACAAAcactgtcatagttacgacgcatgtagcgattcgacgcttgttgttttgttttaaataataattgaagtacaactgacggtgaaccgaaatcatcgaggggtcctatttgaatggtacttgagaaatcgtagactattccatcttgagtttatctttggtacgAGGTCCATTTAGATACACTCCAGCTGCGAATTTCATCGTAGCTGGATGATAACGACGAGCCGCTGGGCGTCGCACTGCATTCAGCAATGAATCTTTTACTATGGGATTAACCTCAGCCAATTCCCCGAGCATTTCCCTATCAGATATTTGTCTTATGATTTCTTTTATCTTACTTAATAGCTTAATTGAAATACGTTTGCTTCGATTGATCATTTTTAATCGACGATTGCTGGTTTGAATAGATACAAAAAGCTGACGACGAACGAACTTAAGCTTAACCTTAAAGATTTTAAtagttttcttttcattttgtaTACGTTTCCATCTTTTAGTTTTATTCCACGATTCGCTGTCATCGTTGAACGTGTTTTTATGGTTTTCATACATCGATATATTTTTCAGAGTGTTGTCATTGGCAACTTGTTGAACTTGGTCATATATAGAATGACAAGAAGCCTCAAGACCGTCTGTTTTACTGGTTAATACTTCCGAAAGCTCGTTGTTAATGGTGGTTTTCTGTAACGAAGGTAACTCTGTGGCAATTTGTTCATCATCCAGAATTTCTTCTTTGACAATGTCAATGTCATGAAAACAATCAGTTGACAAAaactgtattgacttttcagctTTGAGATTTatatcttcatttttcaataatgTATGATAAATATCGCTATGGCACACTATTGACAAGAAAGAGTCTGCGAGAATCTGGTCATTATTTAatttctcattttcaatgtactTCTGATCCCACAATTTTATTTCAGGGTTTCGATCCTTGTTTTCGAAAATCATCTTTGGTGTAATATCTCTACTTCTGTTTACAAATCCCTCACAGGTTAACGGTACCGCACCAAGCGTCAATCTACAATTTATATTATTCTATTGAAATATACACAGGAATTAACATTGAAGTACTTACCCTCTATTTTTCCtatcaatatttttgaatgcagTTGGTGCAAAATGGTCAGAGCAGATTGGCGATCGCggcgacatctgcaagtgttcgccacactgaagagcaaattttacacatagcccatatgtgagcctgtataacTGTTTTCTgtgttataagcaaattccgacaaaaatcgatgcaatcttcaatcgaatcgattcgctctctgtatcagttagtaagttagtatataagttccttttccccattacacaatacaagtaggtttagaattttccctacacaaaaatctaagaattgcggaagcaaataatgctcgaaataatgtcctcatgataataaccaaatcatatatataatagggctgaaaagtcaccacttgtggctgaacacccaatttaaatcttaataatttattttaactcatattccaataaatagttatttaaaaaaaaaattaaaaaaaaaatttctagacatgacagtcacgatctttttttggcgcacatctacggtcctccgtgaaactagCACCAATGgtggcactgctgagttcccatcatcgcattcataatgcatatgtcaaaccgtgagaaccctttcgatacgttagctcatttgtatatattgagatttcatggcacactttggtcgaaatgataacaatgtaattaatctcgcgctccaccaagcggtgagtgcggtcattttagaaggtaccgggaacggaccagattttttttaatagttgtaagcacatacacacacttaaattttttagctgagtctcggcaaaaaatgccgagattcgcacagccgagtaatcagcaatcatctcggcaaaaataaaataactgagcgtctcggcaccctcaaatttgacaaacgtcaaatattgccgaaatcgccagcataagatttactgtttgctcagtgaaacgttcgctgaatattcggcaatccaataaaacgaaaaaatgaaaaaaaaaaaaacaaattaacgaatcatcagtaattaaaaatcaattcattaattttgtttgtaatttctaaacattataaacacaccattcaggatcaaaaattcattttattaacacttaaaggaagcttacaaatttgttgccagtagtgcttacagcctctaccttaaaacatgtagcataataaaaagcggcgtttctgaatgcggccaccttgagtcgagctggaaatatgaaataaaaacaaatatacgaaaactttcaatatttaatgatgcatacacggtattgttcaaaaaataaacttactttgatctattgaatttgtccatgcattgggttattttttcgcataaccctcaaagttttgtctcgaggactctttgagcctcgtgttgggtgtttttcccttataatgtgatctaataaagtcgctttttataaagcgaaacatgtcactatatttattcaatatttttacttgcaagtggttccacgtttcttcgaagattatccattttttcactcgagaaattcatcagaaaataatcgcgcaatgcgtaGCGAAAGTGTAAcgtggcaataaatgacagctgtcgtgctgaatttcggcaacagctagcgcatattccgaaatctcggcaaacgtctctgctgatgtcggcatatctgttgtttactgataaattcagcaagcaattatgccaaatttcggcaaagtgaagcattttaccgaaatatcagtgaatgcatttaacgaagttcagaaacatgcgtattgattgctgggcaatcagcaaatttaggtgttgctgatcagtttcggcattttattatgccgagctcaagaaatggtattAAGTgtgcatgtctttattatttatctttggtaatgacgagcgtttgagcagaagtgtcattacttagtaatgacacttttaatgatcgtgtaagggccgctattagaaattatcctaccgatttgacaactcctgctgaaagtatcatctctaaacaagcagcgcctctacattgcgacaatatgccaattatggtacggaaaacgggcacagattttcacagacaggtttttgtctcgatcagatttttgaaaaaatgacctggcatccctgtacATCGCAACTCAccatatttatttcaaaaaatgtCCTGGCATCACTGCATCGAAGCAATCATTGAAGTCGATCGCTTATCACTATCGTTAACATAGACCGCATTTAAAACTATTTGAACCATTTTTCTATGATGGTACAAAAAAGCAACAGTTTCACGGCTTTCTTCAAGAATATTTATTACGATGATTACAAATGGTAAGCTGCTAATCATTGTTATGGTATTCCTGTCAATATTGTTTACACTTTCAGGGCTCTCGTGAAAAGTGCTTCTCTTTTCATTTTGGGAATTCGCATCGCAAAGGAGTGTATTGGACTCGAGCTAATGCCAGCAGTACAACATTAGCTCCTGGCTTCGGGTTCGATGTTACGGGATTTCTATTTCGTTTAAATGTAGTTGAAATAAAACTGTTGGCATAAATTAATATATAGACTTTGAAATTATGGAAACCTTATTAAGAGTTTTATTCGCACTTCATTTCATTCGATGTGTTAACAGTGACAACATATTACCCAATATAGTTTTGATTTTAACTGATGATCAAGATGTGATCTTGAAAGGGCTGGTGTGTATTCTATTCTATATATGTAACGCACCAAATAATCCTAATATTTACCTCGTAGAATCCTATGGTACAAACTCAGCAACTAATAGCAAATCAAGGTGCCACTTTTATCAATGCGGTAGGTACTGAAAATATAATGAGGGAGAGAATAGCGTGGAAGATATACTggtccttattaccgttctcacttccactttcacttcactcacatatcaaTTCACTTGATTATATCTATTACCAGTATTACGCATAGTGAAATGATCACTGTAgtgaaataaactaattttttgtaattacttttgtctgaagcgacttccgtaataaagatttacattcaatcgattttcaccgtgaagtgataccgaaaataagggtcacagtcacttcacttggttatcaccgtgtagtgataccggtaataagggccactctCGTAGTATACCTGTGTTCGGACCTCAATTCGACATAGCGTTAGAAACACTTTCTGAGTGTTCAGACGAATTAGCACAATGTTAACATTTGTATAACCAAGAAAATGCAAATTGTATTTCATCATGTATAATGTTTTAGTTTACTTCATCTCCAATTTGTTGTCCATCGAGAAGTGCATTACTTTCAGGGCAATATGCACATAATATAAAAACATATAACAATTCTAATTCTGGTGGATGCTATGGAAACTATTGGCAGGAAAAAGTAGAATCTGCTACATTTCcagttttattgcaaaacaatggataccaaacattttatgcTGGCAAATATTTGAATGAGTattattcagaaaaaattcCAACTGGCTGGAACGAATGGTTTGGTTTGCATGGAAATTCAAAATACTTCAACTATTCATTGAACGAAAATGGCAAAATAGTTTTCCACACAGACGAATATTTCACGGATGTACTTGTAAGTTTGGTGTAATGCATTCCTTGCAAAACTTAATATGACACATTTGTAGAAATCCCATGTACTAAATTTTATAACAAATATTACGGACAATAAACCCTTTTTTGCCATGGTTGCTCCTCCGGCTCCACATGCACCTTACACAGCTGCTGACAGACACAACGAGCTATTTCCGCAGGTAAAAGCTTTACGAACAAAGAATTTCAATCTTCCATGTGGTCCGCTAGGTAATATTTCTATATTCTTCtgctttttcaacaaaaataaggttatattattttagaaaaacattggtTGCTTACTATGCCACCATCGCCTCTTCCAGATGAAATTGTGGAAAAAATAGATATCATTTATAGAAAACGATGGCAAGCTTTGATGGCAGTTGATGAGTTGGTTGCAGCAATTTTCAAAGCTTTGGAGCAAAGAAATCTTATTACAAACACCTATATAATTTACACCTCTGATAATGGTTATCACATGGGTCAATTCAGTCAACCTTATGATAAACGTCAGCCTTACGAAACAGACATCAAGGTACCGTTCCTTGTTCGAGGCCCAGACATTCCACATAAAGTCCTGGTGAAATCTCCAATAGCACTAATAGATGTTGCTCCCACCCTCCTCGACTTGGCTGGAATAGAAGTCCCATCCAGGATGGATGGCTCATcgtttcttaaaaaaataactcaacCAGAGATGGATGAACGTCAAATTTTGATCGAATATTGGGGTGAAGGTATCGTGGAAACGTATAATTCCGAATGTCCTTGGCAGAAAAAGGATAAACTATATGTAAGTTCACCATATGTAATATAGATGAGACGAAATGCATTTTTATATCTACCATTTGATAGCTATGTACAACAGATATGGCGTGCCATTGTCAGGATTCATGGAATAACACTTTTAGCTGCATTAGACATTTGGCCAAAGATTTGGATTTAACTTACTGTCAATTTAAAGATACTGAGGTATTTAACGATTTGAAATATCATAGAAAGTTTCATATATCTTATCGTTCAATTGCAGAATTTTGCCGAAGCATATGATTTAAAAAACGATTTGTATCAAATTAATAACATTGCATACACTATATTACCTTCAATACGAGCAAAGTACAATTTAGCTCTTGGTAATTTAACCGAGTGTGCAGGTGCAACTTGTCGTCGAATATATTAAAACGAAAAATTAATTTCGTAATAATCGTAATTAGGTTAAAAAGTTAAGAAACTTATGACATATAGTAATATGCTACTCTAGAaagaattatatatatatatatatatatatatatatatatatatatatatatatatatatatatatatatatatatatatatatatatatatatatatatatatatatatatatatatatatacatacatatatatatatatatatatatatatatatatatatatatatatatatatatatatatatatatatatatatatatatatatatatatatatatatatatatatatatatatatatatatatatatatatatatatatatatatatatatccactATTGCATCAAACTCAAGATTGAAAAGTCTTGTCTATGAtttctcatataccattcaaataggacccctcgatgaaatTGGTACACCCTCAGTTGCAGtacatttctcggttgattttacattagggcgtataagcaagtgacagtttctctttaatcactgtcGTCGATCACtccctctttcgattattgtgatgtgattgaaaAGACTTTCTTTGGTTTCACTACTctgtttgaaagttgaaagtttcgggtatccttttatgcaaagagttgagtgataaacgtggaaaccgcttggtaattaatagaagagaaagtaaacaaagagaaactgtcacttgcttatacgccctaaaaAAATTAACGgagaattattatttgaaacaaaacaacaagcgtcgaatcgctacatgcgtcgtaactatgacaatgtttgtttatgtaaaATTAATCTTAAGTTGTAATATGAAAGAAATCGCGGTATTTTACTGCATATCGAGTGGATGTTGAAACAGGAAAGTAAAAATTAATTAGATTCACTACTAAAAATCCATTTGATTTGTTATATTCTTATCTTAAGAGGCATTAAAGTGAATGGAAGTAACAAAATGTTGTGTGCGGTATGTTTACAACCTTCCAAGCTTGTGTTGTTGCTATGGAATTTTACTGTCGTTTCCAATatttatcgacgctttttaacgaagggTCAACAAAATTGCATTATTACCAAGTTCACTGGTTGACGGTTACTGATCCAACATTTTCTGATAGAGCTTATGGGGCatagtaatcttgagtttatctttgcttaCACAATCATTAaacgtgtcattactaaaaaataatatcattttaatgaacgtgtattgTTACGGCGCAACGATCCTACAGATTAATAGCTGCCGCGCTGCAAGTAAGTTAGACATTGCCAGCCATCAGCTGCGCATGTGCGAAGCGGCTCAGTGATCAGTGATCAGCTGGGCACGTGGAAGAAAAAGAGATAGTAGCGCAAGCACGTGTTGGTCGATAGCGACGCACGCGCAAGAATACTTGAAATAACGCGCATGTGCGTGCAGCATTTTTTAGAAGGATCTCTGCGAGAGGTCCAGATTTTCTAGATTAGGAATTAGTATATAAGAccca comes from Malaya genurostris strain Urasoe2022 chromosome 3, Malgen_1.1, whole genome shotgun sequence and encodes:
- the LOC131436120 gene encoding uncharacterized protein LOC131436120 isoform X1 translates to MLPHKNSVYNFNRNIRLKPGLDGAILNRMKTKIKWLRTKQNKLVMICLDGMSVKSELTYCAKSDTFYEFSDYGVVKKVERNDPTKLATEAVVIMVSGIYSRFKQPVGYFLAHNTLGSEIQMKLTRKSIIAIRDTGLIPIALVMDQSTTNQKMIREAGGTAEHPIIQVDNENIAVMFDPPHLLKNARNALYKYNAVFEDQIASFNHIKLLFETDVASTLRLAPKLLYKAIQLPPFSKMNVSIATRTLSESCAIAIRHYVEIGSLPTAALQSASFIALHDKLFDTFNSKERYVNSIGKPYRTPITDNSVHLKFLEETQRVVKTMYYTVNTCFNIKTVKKIWAYSNSLLIPNILIIFRQKNCPEH
- the LOC131436120 gene encoding uncharacterized protein LOC131436120 isoform X2 is translated as MLPHKNSVYNFNRNIRLKPGLDGAILNRMKTKIKWLRTKQNKLVMICLDGMSVKSELTYCAKSDTFYEFSDYGVVKKVERNDPTKLATEAVVIMVSGIYSRFKQPVGYFLAHNTLGSEIQMKLTRKSIIAIRDTGLIPIALVMDQSTTNQKMIREAGGTAEHPIIQVDNENIAVMFDPPHLLKNARNALYKYNAVFEDQIASFNHIKLLFETDVASTLRLAPKLLYKAIQLPPFSKMNVSIATRTLSESCAIAIRHYVEIGSLPTAALQSASFIALHDKLFDTFNSKERYVNSIGKVNGNIVILKPTYLDQIYAS
- the LOC131438120 gene encoding uncharacterized protein LOC131438120 isoform X2 translates to MMVQKSNSFTAFFKNIYYDDYKWALVKSASLFILGIRIAKECIGLELMPAVQH
- the LOC131438120 gene encoding N-acetylglucosamine-6-sulfatase-like isoform X1, producing the protein METLLRVLFALHFIRCVNSDNILPNIVLILTDDQDVILKGLNPMVQTQQLIANQGATFINAFTSSPICCPSRSALLSGQYAHNIKTYNNSNSGGCYGNYWQEKVESATFPVLLQNNGYQTFYAGKYLNEYYSEKIPTGWNEWFGLHGNSKYFNYSLNENGKIVFHTDEYFTDVLKSHVLNFITNITDNKPFFAMVAPPAPHAPYTAADRHNELFPQVKALRTKNFNLPCGPLEKHWLLTMPPSPLPDEIVEKIDIIYRKRWQALMAVDELVAAIFKALEQRNLITNTYIIYTSDNGYHMGQFSQPYDKRQPYETDIKVPFLVRGPDIPHKVLVKSPIALIDVAPTLLDLAGIEVPSRMDGSSFLKKITQPEMDERQILIEYWGEGIVETYNSECPWQKKDKLYLCTTDMACHCQDSWNNTFSCIRHLAKDLDLTYCQFKDTENFAEAYDLKNDLYQINNIAYTILPSIRAKYNLALGNLTECAGATCRRIY